TTGAAAAAATATCCCGTATCCGCTAACATGTTTCGCAATATAGTGCAGCCGAGCACATATTCTGGCCTGCTGTACAGTTGTTGCTGCGTCTGTGCAGAATCGAGGGAAGTAAGGCATGTTCGCATCCGATTAACACGCTGTCTCCAGTTAGCTGCTGGTGTGTAGAAGAGGGGATATCATCTGCGCCGAGTAAAATACGCCTGGCGTGATCTCCACCTATCTTCGTGAAAGACAGTCGACTCCCATGAATGAATTCCGGCAGCATACTGCGGACACTTCGGCTCCTTTAACGGTAATCAGAACTGTTCAGAGACCGTGCCTCCTTATGTCTTGGATCTCGAAATATTGCCAAGAACGTCACCGTTATGTGCAAGCATTTGGGGGACACTTGCCTGTGACTTAAGACCCAGTGGGAGAAGGCTCGACTTTTCATGCCTTGAAGAATACGGTGACAAAACATCTCCAGACGCCTTGCACTGTCGAGGAAGTAGAGTTCAGTTAGGTAAAGAGTCGGGTCGAAGTTTGCAGGGCCTCTGGGATCGGGGATAGGCTGGGACCAGTTTCCAATTCGTACTAGACGGCTGCCTACTGGAAAGGCATTGACTGGCAAGGCCACAGTGGCAAGAGGAACGCCAGTCATTGGGCAATGACGAACGGCCGTGTTTAGGCGGCCAGGAACGGCAAGGGTCGCAGGTACGACGGGTACCCCTGGAACTGCACACCCACACCGACCATTCACACTCCGTGGTGGTCCCGTAGCGGATAACGGCCGATGGTACGGCGGGGGCCGGGATCGTGCATTGCCTGTGTTTCGCCGAGTTTCCAGCAGGGGTAACATCGCTTGCTGGAACATGGGCTGAGGTAACGTCCCTGTGCTGTGGCTTCGAGACAGGCAGGGCCGAAGCGGATTCCCGGCGACGGCTGATGGGTTCCCTAAAGGATCAGAACTTTGCATTGGCGAAGTGGAGGAGGGCTCAGGCATCCGCAGTGTCGTTTGCTGAGTGCTCGGTGGCCTGTGGTCTCCGCTCGGTTGACTCCTGCGTGGGTGACGTGGTGAAGGTGATGCCGACGGAGAACAACTGCGTGGCAGTCCAGGAGATACGAGGTCGTAGACAGAAGGGGATGTGGAGGATTCGTCCTCAAGGGATCGGGTGCGCAGAGGACTGGCTGTTCGGCTTTGTGATCGTCCGCGGATCTCACACTTGCCAGAGGACCCGTGGAGATGGTGGTGCTGTCCAAGAAGGGGAGTGCGTGGTATCGAGTCCGTAGGAGCCAGTTGTGTAGTCGCGGGAGGCGTCAAGCAACTCTTCGCGCAACCATCAAGGCTACTGTGGCGGTGAGAAAGATTCTGATTAGAACTGCGTGGCCGAGGAGAACGCCTGCTGACCAGGACGGAACCGAAGCTGTTGCAACGCCTACCGTAGCTATCAAAAGACCGAGATTGAAACGATGATCCAAGGTTCGACCGAAGCCTACTGCTACCCATGCGAGTGACGCGATAGCCAGGGAGGCCGCTAATCTCGGCCGTCAAACCATCGTGCGATACAGACTTCGGGGGACCAGCTGATGATAAACTGTGAACGCTCTGCAGTAAGCTTTCAAAACTGCTTCGACCTTTCTGTAAACCTGACATGGTGCACTGCGTGAGGTTACTGGACAACAAAATTCAGCGGACTGTCGCCCTTCACATGGATCCACAGGCATTATTTGAGGTGCTGGCGTACACCCGCGAAACAGAATAGATCGCAGAATGGGAGGCGACGGCAATGTCGACCAATTGGAAATCAGTATTCCTCCAAAGAAAGGTGAAAGAAAGGAGGCTTAGAGTGCAGTTCCTAACTTATCTGCACAGCTGAAAACAACATCAGAGGGTTACCAATTCGCTTTGGCGCCGTATCAACAGAGAATGGACCACATACGGGACTAGTCTGTTCGGGGCGACCGACCCTGGAGTCTGCTTGCGAAATTATATTGTCTCATGTGCTGTTCGCCGTTAACCGTCCTTATATGATAGTTTATGGCTTCCCCTGAAGCGACGGGTCTGCAGTTGAGGCAGAAATTGCTGCTTTGACAGCACATTGTGCCCTGCTTTCAAGTGGGGCCCAAGAACAAGTCGTGCAGACGAGGGGACCCACAGGTGACGGCAGTGGCTGTTGCCTCCTTAGCACCCCCCTCTGTTGGCTGGAATTCGCTGCGCATGAAAAACCCTGGAGACTGAGGCGTCACAGCTGGTATTCTCGCTTACATGATTGCTTATTAATGCTCATGGGTGTACAACGCCCATGCTTGGACTGCTGTCGCTTCCGCCGGTAGCTTGTGGTTCGTCACCTACAGTATCTGGTCCCTGCTGTCCCGCAGGACATCCTCATTGGCAAAGCTCGAGGTATGCAAAGGGACTAGTTTTTACCGTGTTACGTTCTGGCCAGAGTTGTTAAAAtctctgcgtgtgtgttGGCGGCCGCACCTTTCCACCAAGCACTATTCTGTTCCAGACTAGTTCTGTCGGAAGTAGTTGTGGATTCTAGGTAGCTAAGTGCCTTGAATGAATCGGTAGGTCGGTAGCCGCTAACTCTTGTCACTGCAAAAAGCCCGCATAGCCGATGCCGAGTCTTAAATCATACGAAGCAAGAACACGAAATCATATACGACACAATTCGCACGGTAGGTCATTGTGGATCAGCTTACCCGTACTTGGAAGCTGGAAGTGCCGGTCACAGGAAAGGGCCACCGTCACATGGTGCAAGCTCCAAAAGTCTTTCGATTGACAAAAAAACACACGAAATTAAAGGGATCTCCATGTAGAAAACTTACGTTTCCGAATTGCCACGTCAGTGTAGTTTCCACATCACGTTTTTGCCTCTACCTCCAAAGGATCTGCACACTGAAACTGTACACCCCTGCGCAGTTGTTTGTTGTGTGATCGCCTGTAGTGTGGCAAGCAGTTGCTTAGCCGTTTCATCTTATCAGCACGATAAGAGTGTTTTGTCACCTCGAGGGTCGTACATTTGAAGATGCGTTTTTCCGCAGTGGTGTCTAAGTGCTTCGGGTGTGCCACTGGCAGCGACCGTGCGAAGTGTATCAACCCTAAACCTTACCCTTTAAAAAAAATCGACTGTGCCCACAAACTTAGCGTTTCCGACACATTGTATATCACTTCTTACCCACAGAGACGAATGTGCCGAACTGGTGAGGACCGTGATCTTTCACCTTTGCCACACTCTAGTGTTACGCAGTGCAATTCAGAACTAAATTGTGTTCCCCTCTTCCGGGAGCATGCAGCGACTCCACAGTGTCTCCTGGAAGCTTGCCATCGGTAAGTCAATGTACAGAACCACCGCGGTCTGCCCCTCCAAGGCCGCTACTACGATTTCTTTCTGACGTACTACGAACCAGAGCTCAGCCTCGGTTATGCGGGCCGAGTTTCTTGGAACGACAGAGCAAATCATTGAACAAGCCGCAGCGCTGAGGAACCAACTTTATCACAGTTCGTCAGCCCCTTTTGTGAAGCGGCAACACTCGACTGGAGAAGGACCTATTTGCATTTTTATCGTCGTCACGAAGTCGACACTATACAGATTGCACGCCGTCTCATGCAGTGCTATTCAAGGCTGTTCGAACACGAGGTTATCCTGCAGTCATAGGCCGTTTCCGAACTGGAGGATACGCTCATCTCCACCTGGTGACAGATGGATCGAAGAAAGTTTCTCTTAAAGTAAAAGATTCATCACTTTGGCTATTTATCCTAAGACGGCTGGCACAGGCCAGTCCGCCAGGATGTACTTCCGTGTCCGGACGCCCTCGTGACGGAAAGCCACTGAAGCTTTGCTCTTATCTCCCTCTTCCTACCCTAAACGCGTACGACTGCTTTCAGACAAAACCGCATAGGGTGTCTTTCCCACTAGTGACCATCTGCCACAAGCCCCGAGTAGGCGTGCTGGCAGACGCTCATTGACAGGCAGTGGTCACTCGTGCAGCGCGACATCAGGCCCAGATTCattccctcttttcttcaATAGAAGACTTTTTGACAGAACACGAGCTCTGTCGGTCGAAGAACCCGATTAAAAATGGGAGCTTGGAATAAAATCGATCTGACTGAGGTTGCATTTCCTCGACACGCACTCACGTGTGTGCCTGTCTcgtccgcgcatgcacacacgaTCGACGAAACGGGGCCAGAAACGCGACGAGCGTCTAGGCAAGACATCGCGGACTGGTGACTGGATGATGTCGTCCAGTTGATGCAGCTGCTTGCTACCTGTTTCCCCATTGGTTCTTTTATTTGACACTGGCCAAATCCGAAAATTACCCAGCCCTCTCCTTGTGGACTTGGAGAAAGGCGCTGCCTTTCATTACTCCCCTCTACCCCCTTGCCACATCTCAACGCTCTGGCACGACTCCCGGACTCCAAGCACAGAAGCCGTGACAAAGACAGgcgaaagcgacagaagtgtttcttctcttcccattttcttctttcgacgCATACTTCGCTGCAGAtaccttcttccctcttcaaTCTTACCCCTTTGTGCAATCGAGACCATCGCGGCGAGTCCCGTCCTGAACCCGTATACCCTACCCCACGAACTCTCGTACACCGAGTCTTCATTTCCGTTGTTCCTTTTAACAAGAGCCATTCCGTCACTTCCATCTGCCAACAGACTTGTCGACCACGGGCAGAAGCGTCTTCCTTGGTCCCGCCCCGTTGGGTTGGGCCACGGATGCACGGGAACTCGCAGTGTGAGTTGGCATTTATTCACCGCTCTTGGGATCCTTTTCAGCCAGCTGGGAATCAGGTACTCTGTGAAGACAgcgagtgtctctgcaggagTGTATCACGACGCGGTATGCCTattttttctcccttctttaGAGCGAACTGCGCGACGGTTAACCTCTGGCGCCTTCCTTTGGAAATTTAGCCTCCATAATGGCCTGATGCAAAATGGAGAGCTCCCGGGGtcgcctttctgtttctttgcaCCCGAGAGCGCCAGTCAGGGGCGACCAGAGCCAAGCGTTCGTGGCACCACAACGGTTCCGGCAAGATGACAAGAAAGACATGTCCACTTCTTCGGCAATCCAGGACTCCTCATCACCCGGGCTTCTCGATGAATTTCGCCGACGACGGTCGCCCAGCTGCCTGAGAAATGTCAGGACTCTGGGGCGCGAAGGAATGGTCcgaagaggcgacgaacACAAAAACGTCGACGCAACCTCTCAGAGTCGATTGGCAAGCTGTGATGGCTCTTTCTCGAGTTTATTTTCTCGTAATCAGACATCTCTTGTGTCTCGAATCCGCGTGCTCTTACTTCTCACTGCTTGCGTTTTGTTCTTTGGCGGCCTGCCTTTTTTATGGTACGCGGCTGGAGGTTTTGCGTCACTTCAgtctctgttgtttctcACTTCACTAAAGCAGTTTCAGATCCCTTCAAAGCGGTTTCCCTCGTTAGTCCACGCTTGCTGCTTCCTCGATCGATCTAAattcctgcttcttctccctctcctcttctcggcttGGTCGTGCCAGCCCGTTCAAGCTGTTCACCTCAGGCCCTGTCGTGTGCTGTGGGGAGGCGATCGCTCACGCACTCCTCacgctctttcctctgtttcttcatccttctctgactctccgtcgtctcctcttgttttctttccggCATCGCTGCATCCATCTGCGTCTCGTCGAGGTTATGGCTGGCGACGCTCGGATCGCCTGAAGGGGGATCTCGAATCCTCTCCTGCTCTCAAccggaaggaaaaaacgaagaccaTTACTCTGCACTCACAACACTTGGGATTTGCTCTCTCACCTGGGTCTTTTCTTGCAAAACCGAAGCCCCCTTTCCGTGCTACAACACAAAACGCTCCGCTTCCCCCggtcgcttcgtcttcgacctctgttttcgcttcctctctctgcgcttccGAGCctgcctcgtcgtcttcctactgcgtctccgtcgcatCAACTCAACGCTTGCCAACGCGGACTGTTGTTGTAGGCCGAGGCGCGCATGCTGCACCTTACCAtgacttcttctcttcggcgtcttctgcgtcttctgcgttgCCTCCTCCTGGAAGTTGGAGAGAAGGATATCCCGTTCTGATTGGCGGCGCGCACCCTCTCGTGGTGCAGACGATGACGAATTCCGACACCCGAGATGTCCAGGCCACCGTCGAACAGGCAAGTCAACAGCTCTTAGGTTTAGGTCTTGAGGTAGTAAAACGAACCTCGTATCCTTTATTGCCGTCACAAAACGTGAGCGTAGGTTTCTGTTTCCGAGTTTTCTTGTGTtttgctctgtctctgtgtggctCTGCCTTGATGTTCCAGTAACTTTGAatgcatctgtctctctattCACCTGTACACAAGGATGTTTGCCAGAGTGCGCGAACCTAACGCCTGGTAAATTTGCATGCAAACCGACTTGGAAGCAAATTTTAGAGGGACATCGTCCTTCAAGAAACTGCGCACAGGATGAACTCGCCACCACGTGTGTAAACATCGACGTGAAAACACTGAAAACGCCTTTGCTCAAATTTCCTCCCTCCCCAAGAATCGCCGGCATACTGGGTACATACAtccacacatgcacacacccACCAcggacatatatatatatatatatatatatatgtttaaaTACGTGCAGATGTATGTGTAGTTGATTCGATACCGTTGCAAGTCCTGGGCAGAGAATCAAAGACTTCCTGGGGGATCCTTGTGGTTTCAACGCGGTTCCGGCTTGCATTTGGAGGTGTGTGGCTTCTACAGATTCGGAAGTGTGCGGAGGCGGGCGCATCTATGGTGCGAGTGACGGTTCAAGGAATGAAGGAGGTGGAGGCCTCAAAATTCATTAAGGAGAAACTCGACCAGGTACGGAAGGAGTGGGCGATGCTGTTTTTTCATGCCTGTTGCCACACGCATCTTACGCGTTTTCACaggttctttcttctctctgcacatgTCACTGTTCGTCTTTCAGAGGCATCACATTGGGAGAAAGGAGCCCAAAGTCGAAAACAGAACGCGTTTTtgctgcgttctcttcttttgtgtgccctcgttttccttctcgttggGGACTCACTTGCCTTTTTTTTGTCTTCACACGACGTTTTTTGCTGCCGACTTCATCCACGCTTCAAGAGTGGGGCACCGATGCACCCTTGCTGCGGTTTCAGACATGTTCGCCATAGCGGTGTTACCGAGTGGCTTTGTCTAACATCCTTGGCCTTTGTTATGGCCTCTTTTTGGGCTCGTCTTTGCTTCCACTTGTTCTCGATTTGAAGTATCTTGTTCTCTGCCGTTTGTCTACCTACCTCCGCCTCGACGGCCTCTGCTTTCCGCTCATGCCTTTACTTCAATTTTTCAGGCAAATCTACCTATTCCCCTTGTGGCCGATGTTCATTTTCAACCGCGTGTGGGCCTAGCCGCGGCTGAGATCTTCGACAAAGTTCGCATCAATCCGGGCAACTTTGCAGACGGCGCGAAGAAATGGGAGGatgaagagacagggggaCAGACAGGCGActcaggcagagagacagaagacgaacggaagctaggagacgaaaggaatCGCGAAGTTGAGAGCGACAGGCGCTTTGACGACGGCCACAAGCGCATAGAGGAGCTCCTCGTTCCGCTTGTCGAGAAATGCAAAGCCTTCAACACAGCCCTCAGAATTGGAACGAACCATGGGTGAGAGCGAACAACGAGTGACGGCCAAGGCGGTTGAATTCTAGAGAAGGCAGCGGGTggcggaaagaagaacgctgaggacgcaggcgagagaatGATGGGTTTCCAAACCGCCGGATCGTCTTGGACTAGGATGACAAATCACATTCTATACAGTCAGTGAAAGCTCTTCTGGTTTTCTCCAGAAGAAGTGTAGACGATGTGATACGTAGCCCCAGACTTGCATGATACGATGAAGACCGTTTCTACATCGGACGCACAGCAAAAAAAAGGTGAATCTCTGAATACTCGAGTGTTGGTTCTTTGGActtgtttctgctttccagctcgctctctgctcgcATCCTTCGGCGGTACGGAGACACCCCGCGGGGCATGGTGGAGTCGGCGTTCGAATTTTCAGACATCTGCGTTCGCGAAAACTTCAGGAACTTTTGTTTTTCCATGAAATCGTCCAATCCGAAAGTCATGGTTCATGCCTACCGGTTGCTCGCCAGCGAAATGTTGAGGCGAAACGAACTTTTCCCCATTCACCTCGGCGTGacagaggcgggagaaggtAAGGGCACACATGGTTAGGCCAGTGCACGCCGACCGTACAGGGGCTTCCAGGTTTTTCGGAAAACCTGCGACGGCCTGTAGACCTGTCTGAGTCATCAGAGTGTGATCTTATTTCGCTAATGCTGCGACCGAGGTCAAATGCCAGTCTCACGCTCGCTCGTTATTACCTCTCTTTTGTTTGTGTCAGACACGCGCTCGCTTATCTTGGCTTCCACGTGTGTCTGCCGCTTACTCACACCTTCTGTATGTCACTTCTGTATCGctcgtcgctcgcgtcttcttgcCTTGTTACGCGTCCTCTCCCGGCGTCTATCTCGACCTGGTTCTCTCGAcatcttgtctctttttgcgTCGTTGCGCGTCGTCCGGTGTGCGCGCTTCCGCCTGCCCTATTGTCTTTAATTCCTCCTCTCAGCAGTTggtttctgtgtttgtgcAGGCGAAGACGGGCGCCTGAAATCTGCCGTGGGGATCGGCTCGCTGCTACAGGACGGGATCGGCGACACGCTCCGCGTTTCGCTGACAGAGCCGCCTTGGGAGGAAATTCCTGTCGCGCTCTCCatcgcgcgcatgcagggacAGAAAATTCGCCGGTCGACTTCCGCAGAAACAGGCGGAGGCGTAGCGGGACGAAGACCGCCGGGCGTCTCAGGACCCGACCTGggcgacgagagagcgaaggcaaTAATAGGgacaggcgaaggagacaaagaagacaatCACAGGCGTTCTGGACctggcgacgaggaagaaacctTCGGTGTCTcgaaacgcagacagacgCAAAACAGGAAGTCAATGAGCGCCATCAGTCGCGCGTTACCGGActtggagagagacgctgtgTTCTTTTCATCAGACGTCCCGTCCGGGGCGCTGCGCGGATTCGAGGAGAAAATGCGAAACTTCGAGAATATCGAGAAACGGAAAATCCGCCCGCTCTTCCAGAAACAAAGTCTCGCCGGCGGGCAGACAGCCGCGGAGCGCACCGGCGACGGAGCGGAAACGCCGGAAAAGAGGCAAGAAGAACGCATTCTACACAGGGACGGCACACTCATGGTCCGCGTCAGTCCCGAGTGGCTCGAGATTCCGGTGAGGACAGCAAAGGAAACACACAAAGACCTACGCATTGAGTGCAGGGAACGGCATGGTGACAGAGCCGAGGATGCGATAAATGTATCCAACTCGCAAACGCCTTGCCCACATTCAGATCGTCCTCtatgcgtttctctgcgtcggtCGACTGTTAGTGTCTATCTAGCTATCTATCGCTTTTCATTTCTACATCTTGAAGGCTCTCCAGATACGTTCACACGTATCAGCGGATGCCAAGAGCACGATGAGAGTCGGAACAGACGCCCGTCACGACATATGCTGTGTGTAGATCATGGACTGTGATGTCGACTGCCCTGTTGCTcgtttccgtcttctccaggATGTGTGTTTGCGGTTGTTCTTGGGCGTTGCAGGAAGTTCTCTACAAAGCTCTCGGGTGCAGAGTCGTCGGTGGCAAACCATTCAGAACCGCCTCCTCCGTAGATTCGATTTACGTCTCTTCCCTGTCACTTCCTTCCTCGGACCACAACGACAGCCGTGACCTGATCTCGCGCGCTGCACACGCCCGAGAGACTCTGCACGCGCTCCAGGAGGCAGGCATCGGCGTGCTCGTCCCCTTCCAGGAGTTGGCGTATTTGCTCTCTCTTGAGCAGCAACAGAAAGTGACGAAGGCGTCGCACGCAGGACGAGGCGCTCAGGGGTCAGAGGCCGGCCTCACGCGAGACAACCACGCCGAAGAGgcggaacgcgagagacttCTTCTTCAAACTTCGCTCCTGCCTTCAGCGAGGAACGGCCTCGTGGGGATCTTGCGCCTCAGAGACGCAGCCGCCGTGAGAGGGCGGCTCTTGCCTTTCGTACGCGACAGACTCGATGGCGTCGCGCTGCTTGCAGACggtgaagaaacagaagaagaaatcgacgCCGTGCTTGAAATGGAGGtaggaagaaggaggcgatAAGGCttgcagaaaggaagagtcTGGTGTCAGGAAAAACACAGTTGCAGCTCCGCTACGGAAGACTTTGCGAGGAAGACGCTCGTGACGGGGGGgtggagcgaagaagagagaacaggaaagtACTGCCTTGGCGCACACACGAAGTCATTCGTGTTTGCGGTGTCTTTATAGTGCCACAATTCGGTTTCAGTTTGGCGCGCTCATGCCTCTCATGGATGCGCCTTGTTTTCATCTCGCTTCATCCCTCCccccgtctctgtcttcgcttcttaGACAAGTGTGGAGAGTCAGGATCCACTGTCTGTTTCCGTAGCTCTCgtgctctgcctctgtcttgGCCATGTGCCTTCGGACTTGGCTTCCCGTCTGGGCCTTTGTGGGGCATTCGATGCTACAGGGCGCTTGATTTCCTGTCCAGCTTCTTGGGTTGCTTTGCTCTTTCCTGcaggcgcttctcttcttccttctgcgtccCCATGCGCGACCGGCACACGGCGTCGCCGCGACTAGGCGATTTCTCGACATTCTCAAACGACGCGAAGAGgccgaggcgaagaagacagacgcgatgcGTGGCGGTGCACAGCCCAAGGAAtgccgagaagaaggtcCAGGGGGCATTCCTGTCATCCACTGGCTCGAGCGCACTGCTTCGGCCGTCGCTGAAAACGACAtcacaggagaagagaaagagaaggccgATCGTGTGGTAAGGATGTGATGAACACACTGGCTTGGCTTTTGTCTTATCGCAAACCGTGGAAGACAAGACGAATGGCGTACAGAGGCTTCGTTCGTGGATTGGGGGTCTGTCATATTTCGCGTTTCTCACACTCCTTCGCTTCATCTTTGTCGCCGCCTGTTTATGTCTCGTGTGCTCGCTGGCGCCTCGCTCGGGGCGGAGCCTCTGGCCACAGGGCGGCCCTGGCTACGTGGGGAAGATGGATTGGAGGTAGAGAGACTTTAggtctcgttttcctctcctggGGTTCGCGTCGGGATAGGCGCAACTGGATGAGGCAGCTCGGTGACGCCGGTCGTCGGTAGTTTCAGCAGTCTTTCTTCACCAACACTCTGAAGAGAACACAGTGAGGTTCTCGCcacctttctgtctctggatTGCTGCTTATCCCGAACTGATGATgcgtgcgttttcttcgttgttTGTCGCTTTCGGACTCCTTCGTTCGTCTCTTGAGGACAAGGTCGAACAGAGGTTGACGCGTCCCGGGTCTGATGGGTCGCTGCTGGGTCGCCCTGCATCTt
This genomic interval from Toxoplasma gondii ME49 chromosome VIIb, whole genome shotgun sequence contains the following:
- a CDS encoding 4-hydroxy-3-methylbut-2-en-1-yl diphosphate synthase (encoded by transcript TGME49_262430~Predicted trans-membrane domain (TMHMM2.0):119-142) produces the protein MESSRGRLSVSLHPRAPVRGDQSQAFVAPQRFRQDDKKDMSTSSAIQDSSSPGLLDEFRRRRSPSCLRNVRTLGREGMVRRGDEHKNVDATSQSRLASCDGSFSSLFSRNQTSLVSRIRVLLLLTACVLFFGGLPFLWYAAGGFASLQSLLFLTSLKQFQIPSKRFPSLVHACCFLDRSKFLLLLPLLFSAWSCQPVQAVHLRPCRVLWGGDRSRTPHALSSVSSSFSDSPSSPLVFFPASLHPSASRRGYGWRRSDRLKGDLESSPALNRKEKTKTITLHSQHLGFALSPGSFLAKPKPPFRATTQNAPLPPVASSSTSVFASSLCASEPASSSSYCVSVASTQRLPTRTVVVGRGAHAAPYHDFFSSASSASSALPPPGSWREGYPVLIGGAHPLVVQTMTNSDTRDVQATVEQIRKCAEAGASMVRVTVQGMKEVEASKFIKEKLDQANLPIPLVADVHFQPRVGLAAAEIFDKVRINPGNFADGAKKWEDEETGGQTGDSGRETEDERKLGDERNREVESDRRFDDGHKRIEELLVPLVEKCKAFNTALRIGTNHGSLSARILRRYGDTPRGMVESAFEFSDICVRENFRNFCFSMKSSNPKVMVHAYRLLASEMLRRNELFPIHLGVTEAGEGEDGRLKSAVGIGSLLQDGIGDTLRVSLTEPPWEEIPVALSIARMQGQKIRRSTSAETGGGVAGRRPPGVSGPDLGDERAKAIIGTGEGDKEDNHRRSGPGDEEETFGVSKRRQTQNRKSMSAISRALPDLERDAVFFSSDVPSGALRGFEEKMRNFENIEKRKIRPLFQKQSLAGGQTAAERTGDGAETPEKRQEERILHRDGTLMVRVSPEWLEIPEVLYKALGCRVVGGKPFRTASSVDSIYVSSLSLPSSDHNDSRDLISRAAHARETLHALQEAGIGVLVPFQELAYLLSLEQQQKVTKASHAGRGAQGSEAGLTRDNHAEEAERERLLLQTSLLPSARNGLVGILRLRDAAAVRGRLLPFVRDRLDGVALLADGEETEEEIDAVLEMEALLFFLLRPHARPAHGVAATRRFLDILKRREEAEAKKTDAMRGGAQPKECREEGPGGIPVIHWLERTASAVAENDITGEEKEKADRVTREQKEERESATYAGWEVGSLLMDALGEGVLVDLPALSLPRQIRLGFNLLQACRLRNTKTEFISCPSCGRTLFDIQKVSAEIRRRTGHLPGVTIAVMGCIVNGVGEMADADFGYVGGAPGKVDLYVKKKVVKRGISSAEACDALVDLIKQHGRWVDPPKEMAEGT